Proteins from a single region of Halorubrum sp. 2020YC2:
- a CDS encoding mechanosensitive ion channel domain-containing protein — translation MTAIPSVLTRSLTDFVEGLAVAIPRLLSGLVFLALAYVTVRVVLSLVRTSIERMYVGDRELVGDLIVTLVSIFLWFGVALTFLKVLGMGDIAASLGTAVGFIALGVSYALSEMIEDTVAGVYLLRDPDFNVGYRVEAKGMTGTVAAIELRKTRIDADNGDRVVVANREIEPRWTHDVPEAEPADEGPSTAD, via the coding sequence ATGACCGCGATCCCGTCGGTTCTGACCCGTTCGCTCACCGACTTCGTCGAGGGGCTCGCCGTCGCGATTCCCCGGCTGCTCTCGGGGCTGGTCTTCCTCGCCTTAGCGTACGTGACGGTCCGGGTCGTCCTCTCGCTCGTCCGCACGTCGATCGAGCGGATGTACGTCGGCGACCGCGAACTGGTGGGCGATCTCATCGTCACGCTCGTCTCCATCTTCCTGTGGTTCGGCGTCGCGCTCACGTTCCTGAAGGTGCTCGGCATGGGCGACATCGCGGCGAGTTTAGGCACCGCCGTCGGCTTCATCGCCTTAGGGGTCTCGTACGCGCTCTCCGAGATGATCGAAGACACCGTGGCGGGCGTCTACCTCCTGCGTGACCCCGACTTCAACGTCGGCTACCGCGTCGAGGCGAAGGGCATGACCGGCACCGTCGCCGCCATCGAACTTCGGAAGACGCGGATCGACGCGGACAACGGCGACCGCGTCGTCGTGGCGAACCGGGAGATCGAGCCGCGCTGGACGCACGACGTGCCGGAGGCGGAGCCCGCCGACGAGGGGCCGTCGACCGCCGACTGA
- the mvk gene encoding mevalonate kinase — MTVCEAPGKVYLFGEHAVVYGEPAVPAAIERRAAVTAEPREDDHVRVEAEDLSLDGFTVEYSGGTGDRPDVDVPTPLVEAAMGYVDAAVEQAREAADAPDAGFDITVESDIPLGAGLGSSAAVVVAGIDAATRALGEPLDRRELADRAYQAEFEVQDGQASRADTFCSTMGGAVRVEGDDCELIDAPNLPFVVGFDGGAGDTGELVAGVRELREEHGFAADTVESIGDVVRTGEELLAEAPADADPEPALLAELGELMDFNHGLLAALGVSARSLDAMVWAARDAGAHGAKLTGAGGGGCIVALDESDATETALSFTQGCEEAFRAELATEGVRVVEP, encoded by the coding sequence ATGACCGTCTGCGAAGCGCCGGGGAAGGTGTACCTCTTCGGCGAACACGCCGTCGTCTACGGCGAACCCGCCGTGCCGGCGGCGATCGAGCGCCGGGCCGCGGTGACCGCCGAGCCGCGCGAGGACGACCACGTGCGCGTCGAGGCCGAGGACCTCTCCCTCGACGGGTTCACGGTCGAGTACTCGGGCGGCACCGGCGACCGACCCGACGTCGACGTGCCGACGCCGCTCGTCGAGGCCGCGATGGGCTACGTCGACGCGGCCGTCGAGCAGGCGCGGGAGGCGGCCGACGCGCCCGACGCCGGCTTCGACATCACCGTCGAGAGCGACATCCCGCTGGGGGCGGGGCTGGGGTCGTCGGCGGCCGTCGTCGTGGCCGGCATCGACGCCGCGACCCGCGCGCTGGGCGAGCCGCTCGACCGCCGGGAGCTGGCCGACCGCGCGTACCAAGCCGAGTTCGAGGTCCAAGACGGACAGGCCTCCAGAGCCGACACCTTCTGCTCGACGATGGGGGGCGCGGTCCGCGTCGAGGGCGACGACTGCGAGCTGATCGACGCCCCGAACCTCCCGTTCGTCGTCGGGTTCGACGGCGGCGCGGGGGACACGGGCGAACTGGTCGCCGGCGTCCGGGAGCTTCGCGAGGAGCACGGGTTCGCCGCGGACACCGTCGAGTCGATCGGTGACGTCGTCCGGACGGGCGAGGAGCTGCTGGCCGAGGCCCCGGCCGACGCGGACCCGGAGCCGGCGCTGCTCGCGGAACTGGGAGAGCTGATGGACTTCAACCACGGGCTGCTCGCGGCGCTCGGCGTCTCCGCCCGGTCGCTCGACGCGATGGTGTGGGCAGCACGCGACGCGGGCGCGCACGGCGCGAAGCTCACCGGCGCGGGCGGCGGCGGCTGTATCGTCGCGCTCGACGAGAGCGACGCCACGGAGACCGCGCTCTCGTTCACGCAGGGCTGCGAGGAGGCGTTCCGCGCCGAGCTTGCGACCGAGGGCGTCCGGGTGGTGGAGCCGTGA